Genomic window (Chlamydiota bacterium):
AAGTGGATTAACACCTTACAAATTGGATAAAAATATTATTTATAGTGTAGCTATCTGGCGCTTGTTTTGGTCTTTTAAAAGGGTGTGTTGAAGCAGTGGCTGCAATCCTAACACGTGGTATAGCCCCTAAGCAGTGTCTAACTCTTTCCACATGTGCAACGATTGTTTTAATTCCAGAAATTGCAAGCCGCATACAAACGAACAATTGGCTTTCTCCAAATATTTCTTATGGAAAAAGTGTGGGATTTGTTGCGCTTGTAGAAATAGGCAATCTTCTTTTGAAAGACAAGCCAAGATCGCGCGGATATGCAGGAATGTAGCATAAAAAATTTAATAACACTCTAACACAAAATAAGAAGTAATCTATTTTGTGATGTAGGTAAAATTTTTAATATTTTATTTATCAAACCTTATAAAAAAAATTTTAATTTTAAAAATAGTTGCTTAAAAAATACGTAAAAGTGCAAAATTGAGCCTTTAAAACAATTTTACGGAGGAAATTATGGCTTCATCACAACAACCAGGTTTTAACTTTAGACCATTGGTAAACGCAGCAGCAACAGCAGCTGTCTCTTTTGCAGTATCTCATTATGCAGGCATTAACATTTCTAGCAATCCATGGAAAAATGGCGTCGCCATTTTAGGTGCAGGAGCAGCGTACTCATTGGCAAGTGACTGGGGTTTGGATCGAATAGCAGCTCCACTTGCAGCGATTGGATTGACACAACTTAGTCGCATGAATTCTAACCTTACAAATCTAAAATCTGGTCAAGCTATGTTGGCTGCATTAATCATGGCCGGCACAAATAGTGTTACATCCTTTGTCCTTGGAGAAAAAACTTCACCAGCACCTGGTGCTCCTCTAACCTCATTTCAAGCACAAACAGAAGCTCAAAAAAACCATTTGACCGTTTTTGCAACGAGCGAAACTGATGGCAAAGCTATTCGGTTGACAAGCGCTACAAGAGGTGATGTATTAGCTTTAGACGTAATCCAACCTGCATTAGCCGCTCTTTTAAAAGCAGTGGATTGGACTGCACATCCTATTACTTTGAATGTAACAACACTCGGCGCAGATGTAATTGCAGGTATTAAAATAGCACTTGGAATTCCTTTAGTAGTTGTTCCTGAAGTAAGCTCTCCTGATGCTATCGCAGGTCAACCAAATCCAGAAGTCTATTTAGCAGAATTATTACGAAATCCTGCAACCATTGAGAAACTTTCAGCAGATATCCAACTCGCTGTTTTACAAGCTTTATTAACACCTGACAATATCGCAAGGATTAATTGGTCAGACGTCAAATTATCTGACGAGAGCAGACGCGCAATGATGCCACTCATTCTTGGGTCTCCAAAAATATATAAAGATTTTTTCGCCATGCTTGGAAACAGATATCTTACTATTCAAGTTGACGGAGTAGATAAACCAATGCATCGTGGAACTGAATGCTCAATAGAAGATGCGAAATATCACTACGGATCAGATCGTTTTGATGATTTCTTGGCAGTCTTCCCAATGGTACATCAGCATTTTGAACAAGTACAAAAAGTGCTTGAGCCTTTCTTGACAGAGATCAGTGGCCCAGATTCAGAAACAAAAAAAGGTCCGGTCATTGAGTGGTTATTAGGTTCTCATATAGGCGGAGATCTACACACAACTGTTCTTGAAAGAGTAAACGGTCTTAATATGCTAACTGAAGCACTTAAAAAAGTTACAATAGACAACAGGGACGGATTTATCGCTGCAATTTTAAGAACATTTTTTGAGTTGCAGAGAAAACCAGGAGATGCTCCTAAACAAACAGTTAAACAGTTAGCTGAAGCTATTATTGCAAGAGTTGGTAAAGGTGAAGGAAAAGAAACACAAGAAGCAGTTGCTGGAATTCTAGTGGATGCTCTTAAACAACTCTATCCAGATGCTGCTATTCTTTTGACTACAGATCAAAAAGCAGCATATGCAGCACTAGTTCTAGAAACTGCTAAAGATAATGCAATAGGACAAGAAATTATAAAAAGAGCAAGCTTCTCAGCTGAATGGCTCATAACGACTGCACAGAGAAAAGTTGGTGGAACAGTTGTCAACTTTTTAACATTTGTGCTTAAACAACTAGGGCTTGACTTTGAAACTATCAAACAAGCTGCAACAGAGGCTGGAGTTAAAATTCCTGCAGCACCAGCAGCATCTGCTCCTGTTGATAAAGCCGCAGTACTGCGTGCGTTATCAGTAGGTGGCTCTTTGGAAGGTCAAATAGGTGATGTTCTTGAGGACATGAGTCCAGATGCATTTGCTTCTATACAACTCTCTGAAAAGAAAAGAGCTAGTCTCTTACAACACTTGAACAATAGAGATTCTAGTTTAAAAGTATAAAAAACCGTTCTTTTTATTGATAAAAAGCTGCAAACTTAAATGTTTGCAGCTTTTTTTTTGTTTGACAGCTCTTATCTCCTTGTTTATAGAAAAAAGTATGTTGATGATCACTGTGTTTACGCTCTATTTAGTTGCCATGCTCTTTATTTTTGCAAAAAAATATAGATTAGCTTGGATCTTCACTGTTCTTGGAATTGTCTTTGCCATCTATCTATTTAACTTCCATGCCACCGATGTGATCAACATAAGGCTTTGAAATGAGAGAATATGTAAGCCATCTGTTTTCTACCCTTTTGGTCATCATTTTAAGCGGTGTCATTACAGCCGCCTTTGGCTATCAACTCATTGTCGGACAAGACCCCTGCCCTCTTTGCTTCTTGCAACGCGTCGGCATGATTGGGGTCACTATAGGTCAGTTGTTCAATTTTCGCTTTGGGATCAAAATGTCCCACCATGCTATTTCCCTGTTTTACTGCCTATTTGGGGGCGCTGTAGCGCTAAGACAGATCTGCTTGCACATCTGCCCTGGATTTCCCTCTTTCGGCATGCCTATTTTGGGCCTGAGTCTTTACACCTGGTCCTTCCTTGTCTTTGTCTGCTCTTTGATCGTTATCGGCATTTTGATGCTTTTATATGATCCTAAATGGGACTCCCTTGCATTTAAAAAACTCAGAAAATTGAAGATTTTTGCCTCTGTTTATATCTTCGTGATCGTTGTGGCAGATATTATCACAGCAGCGTATGTTTGCGGCTTTGGCATCTGCCCTGACAATTAAAATTGAAAATTAAATATCTACATGTTAGCTTGGTTCCCAAAAAAGGAATTGACATGTCAAAAATTTTAAAGTCTTTGTTTTTAGTTGTCAGTTTTGTTTGGATTTCTGGATTTGCTACATTTTCAGATAGACAAGATCGAGCTATTGAAACCCAATGGAACGACTTAGAAACATTGGCAAAGTGCAAGCCTCTATTTGTGGAAGCTTTTTCGCATATTTACCAATATATCCCTCTTGAGATTTTAGGCATCCAGGACTTAAATATATTTTTAGAAACTGCCTTTGATGATGACTTTCAAGAAATGGGCGTGAATGAAAACTTCGAAGTGATCACTGCGACACATAAGGGCCTTCCTGTAGCCTTTTTAACCATCGATAAGACAAATTACCCAAATGAGATCTATTTATCCCAACAAGCCACTCAATTTGACTACCAGAGAAATGGGATTGGTTTTGAGCTTGTAAACTTGGCAAAAGAGCACTATCCAGAAACTCAAAAATTTGTGGTCATTACCCGAATTATCAATAGTGGCTCTATGGCCTTTTTCCAAAAATCAGGGTTTACATACTCCCCTTATATGCACCCTAGATATAACCCCAATAAATACATTGGATTTAAGATAGAGGATTAATTCTCAAGAGGTTAAGTTTGGGATTTTTATTGACTACAATCTATTAAATTGGTATACTACGTTTTCGGTTGATGTATTTTTAAGTTATTTAAAATAGTAATAATCATATTTTTTAGGAGTTGATATGGGTTCAGATTGTACCGTTGTTGATAAAGGCATTATTGCCATCGCTGCAGAAGCTTATAGCACAGAGAGCCACCTTCGTGAGCTCGATATCAAGCTTGAGGGATTAGCAAATCGAGTTTGTAATTTTGCAAAATCATGGATACGTGAAATCCACTACGGCGTGACAACTGGCATTGTTACCATGACGGAACGTCTGTATGGAGCTCCTATTGAATATGTGATTCCAAGTTCAGAAAACAACCAATGGAAGCCCGGAAACAAAGGCCTGTATGTAGCCATTCATGGCCTCAATGGGCGTCCGAATGTCTGGCGCGATCAACTATCATTACTACGCGAACAGCAATCTGAGTTTGAAATCCGATTACCCCATGTTCCAAGGAAAGGAAATTGTTCTTTGGAAGAGGCTGTAGGGCCCATTGAGGCCATGATTCGTGACTACATTGAGAAGCATCCAGGACAACCGGTCTGTTTGATGGGGGTTTCCAATGGCGCACGGATTGTAGCTGAATTAGAGGTTCGCCTGAGAGATACCAAGACTCCTATCAAAGTGTCTAGCGTTGCTGGAGCAATTTCAGGAACTAAACAAATAAATTTAATGCAGAGGTTCGGTTTAGCCACAAAGATATACACTAGTGCTCTTGTCAATGAGATGCTTTATCAAAGTGAGGCAGCCCAAAAATTATTGCGTCGTATGCAAGCTGCTTTGCCAGAGGGTGTTGAAAGAGCATACGATTTTTATTCCTCTCCCAACGATTTTCAAATTAGCCCATATACGGGCTCACTACCTGTTCTAAACCAGGAAAATGTTAGGTATTTTTTAGCACCTGGAGAAAATCATAATAGCATTGTCTCCAGAATTTCAGTCATCCAGGTAAAACATTGCGTCGATTGGATGCAAGAACATGTCATAAAACTGTGACATAGGCCCCAAAGCTTGTAAAATCGGCAATAGCTCGCTACCCAGTAGCTCAGATTTGCCCTCCCCAAATTATCAATTGGTTTTTTAAATTTTAAGCACTTTATTTTAAGCTACTTAAATACTTAATATAAATATTTATTAACTTTTTTTAAAGAATTTGTTATAATATAATTATATTTTTTATTAAGGAGGTAATAAAGTGATAGAAAATTTAAGAAACAATACTTTTAATTTAGGTTTACTTAGTACAAATTCTGAACAAGTCCTAGCGGCACATGAGCAAGTTAATAAAGCAATTAGAAGCCACAAACCTACACTCACTGGAGCTATTCAATACCTGCCTGTGGTACAAAACGCCGTAGGTGTTGCAAGATTTTTCTTTGGGCTTATGGAAATGGGATATGGAGCTGTCAATCTATGTCGCAAAGATAGGGAAGAAGACAGCCCTGGAGGAAGGTCTACGGCTGCAAAAGTGCAATTGTATCACGGCTGGATGAATAGCTGGCGTGGAATCGACGAAGCTTTGTGCGATCCTATAATGGGACTCGCTCTTTTCTTAATCGATACTTATCGAGGAAAAAATATAATTGCTGATGACATAGGTTCTGTTAGAGATGGTCTTAGAAACCTCAGTTTAGTAGAAGTAGAATATGCGTAATTAAAAGCATAAAAAAAAGGGCAGATTTTCTGCCCTTTTTTTGTGTCTCCGGATGCTAGATTCGAACTAGCGACCAATGGATTAACAGTCCAGTGCTCTACCGCTGAGCTAATCCGGATCATATGCATCAATAGTATGTCGTGATTCTTTTTTTTTCAATAAAATTTAAGAGATGGGTTCAGGAGAAAATTCCTCTATTGAAGAGCTCTTATTGAGAAAAGGCACATTTTTCTTGAAGCCTTTAAATGTCTCTTTGAGCCCCTTGAGTCCTTTTTCGGGAATCTGTTTAAGCACATTGTCAAAAAGCTTCTGCAGGCCATACTTGATCGTGAGCTCGCGT
Coding sequences:
- the dsbB gene encoding Disulfide bond formation protein B; this encodes MREYVSHLFSTLLVIILSGVITAAFGYQLIVGQDPCPLCFLQRVGMIGVTIGQLFNFRFGIKMSHHAISLFYCLFGGAVALRQICLHICPGFPSFGMPILGLSLYTWSFLVFVCSLIVIGILMLLYDPKWDSLAFKKLRKLKIFASVYIFVIVVADIITAAYVCGFGICPDN